tgggggtgggagtggtGGAGTGCAGAGAGCTCCAGACTCACCCatacatttccttcctttttggcTGGGTCACATGGGGCAAGTCTCCTAGCTTCTCTGacccttagtttcttcatttgtgacaTGGGTTCTGACCTCATGAGGGATAATATGTTAGGTATTAGGGTGATTAATTATGATTGACAGGGAATAGTGCTTTTAGGGGACCAGGGTCTTGAAAGAAGGGTTGTCCTGGGGTTTCTGGGCCTCTACCAGCCAGCTGTCATGATGCAAATTGAGGAGAGTCAAGTAGAGCGAAGGTATCCAGGGCTTGGGGTGGCTGAATCTAGTGTCTTCCCTTCAGAGTACAAATGACTCAGTCCTGGCCGTTGGCTTCAACCCTCGTGACAGCAGCTGCATCGTCACCAGTGGGAAATCTCACGTCCACTTCTGGAATTGGAGTGGTGGAGTAGGGGTTCCTGGGAATGGGACCCTTACCCGGAAACAGGGTGTCTTTGGGGTGAGGCATGGATAAGTGGAAGGTGATGGGGAGGGCAGAGTGGAAGAGGAAGCACTGGGCTGAGTACTATGGACCCTAAGGTTCCCTAACCCCTACCTGCcctatgactttttctttttttttttttttttttgagacggagtcttcctcttgtcgcccaggccagagtgcaatggcactatctcggctcactgcgacctccgcttcctaggttcaagcaattctcctgcctcagcctcccggagtagttgggattacagatgtgcgccaccacgcccggctaatttttgtatttttaagagagacagggtttcatttcatcatgttggccgtcgctcccagctcttttttttttgagacagtgccttgctctatcacccaggctggagtgcagtgcgggatttcaccatattggccaggctggtcacaaactcctggcctcaggtgacccgcccgccttggcctcccaaagtgctgggattacaggcgtgagccactgtacctggcttgtCCTGCGACTTTGAATTTTTGCCCTTCCCTTTGACCTCTGCTATCTGCTCTCCCTTCCCGCTAGAAATACAAGAAACCCAAGTTTATTCCTTGCTTTGTGTTCCTTCCGGATGGAGACATTCTCACTGGAGACTCAGAGGGGAACATTCTCACCTGGGGGCGGAGCGCTTCAGATTCCAAGACCCCGGGCAGGGGTGGGGCCAAAGGTATGCGGCTGGGGGTGGCATCTGGGAAGTCTAGTACTCCAGAGGTTCTGTGGGAACAGAGAGAGGGTTTCCcattcccatctttttttttttttttttttttttttttgagacgggatcttactctgttgcccaggctggagtgcagtggtgtgatcttggttcaccgcaacctctgcatcccaggttcaagcgatcctccctcttcagtctccaagtagctgggattacaggcacacgccaccacgcctagctaatttttgtatttttagtagagacggggttttgccatgttggccaggctggtctcgaattcctgacctcaagtgatctgctcaccttggcctcccaaagtgctgggattacaggtgtgagccactgcgcccagccaggtttCCCACCTTTTTCCCTTGAGAGTTGATAGTTCTCTGGGGGGCTGGTCTAGAAGGGTGTGGGCAGCACAGCAAAGGAGAAACGGCTGGAGCTTTGTGTTTGCCAGATCTCAGGTTCAGATTCCAGTTTTGCCATTAGTTGCCTGGCCTTTAGGAAGTTACCgcacttctctgagtctcagttgtcctgtttgtaaaatggggagaataacaGATGTGTTGGCAGTATGAGGATGAGACATAGTAGTCGGTGCATTCAATGGCTGGGAGTTCTTACTCTATTGTGGCAGCCAAAGCTGGCCGTTTCTCACTCCCCTGTACCCCCAAAACATGACCTGCCTGGGGCTTTGCCAACAGAGACCTATGGGATTGTGGCCCAGGCTCATGCTCATGAAGGTTCCATCTTCGCCTTGTGTCTCCAGCGGGACGGGACAGTGCTGAGTGGTGGCGGGCGGGACCGCCGGCTGGTACAGTGGGGGCCCGGGTTGGTGGccctccaggaggctgaggtgagggctgggctggggtcaAGGGAGTGAGGGAGAAGAGCAATGGTCAGTGGGCTCTTGACATTCTGCCACCACTCTGCAGATTCCTGAGCACTTTGGGGCCGTGCGAGCCATTGCTGAAGGGCTTGGCTCTGAGCTGCTGGTGGGAACCACGAAGAATGCATTGCTGAGGGGAGATCTGGCCCAAGGCTTCTCCCCTGTAATCCAGGTTGGGGGTTAAGGGCTCAGGGGAGGAAGGGGCAAAGGGGTGTGAGAGAGGGGCAGGAGTGACAGTCATGCTGTGCTGCAGGGCCACACTGATGAGCTCTGGGGGCTCTGCACACACCCCTCCCAGAACCGCTTCCTCACCTGCGGCCATGACCGGCAGCTCTGCCTGTGGGATGGGGAGAGCCATGCGCTGGCCTGGAGCATCGACCTCAAGGTAGAGCCCTGTGCCCCTGGATCCCCCATGCCACACCCACCAGGACACCTGTGGCCACCACGCCTTCCCTAGCACCTtgccttctgcctcccagaggTGGCCAGTTTGTACTGGTATGGGTGCACTGGTTACtctaatattaattcttctgtaCTGATTGGTAAAAGCTGATGCTTCTAGTACCACCTGGGCATTCCCTGCTGCCCCCAGAACCCCTCAGACTTCCTCTTGGTCCAGCACCTAAATGGTTAATCTTCGGCACAGCTGTTGGCCTCAGTTCTGTGGTTAAATGTTTTGATATCACTCCCTGTTTAGGCTCCAGTGACACCCAGGtgtcccttccctctcttcccatcTTCTCCTTGGGAGTAAGTGGCTTTGAAGTTATCAGGAGGACAAGGGGTCCCCTCTGGTTCCCTCACTAGAAAGGCATTGTCTTGAATTCaccttctcccctctcccaggAGACTGGTCTCTGTGCTGACTTCCACCCGAGTGGGGCAGTTGTGGCCGTAGGACTGAACACGGGGAGGTGAGAGGGAGCCAGGACTCCCAGGAGGGAAAGCAGGGAGGTTTGGGAAGGGTTCCTGGTACTGGGGGAGTGGGCGAGAGTGACCGCCTCTGCCCAGGAGCCACCTGCGCCTTGGCACTCCTCCGTGCCTCTCCCTGCAGCCCCTGCCACCTGGGCTCCCCTCCTCTCCTGTGGTAACcgttcctccccctcccccaaccacgGTCTCCTCCAAGCCTGGGAGTGGAGGAGGCGGCAGCCCAGGATAGAGCAGTGGGAATGGGAGGGGCATAGACAAACACAGGGAAGTGACAGGCTTCCAGCCTGCACAGGGCCTTTGTAGTCGGTCCCTGGTCTGTAGTTTCAGATTCCTTTTTCAGACGGCATTAGAAGCCCCTCAGCCTTTATCCACACTTAGCTCCTTTCCATCTCCCAGCATAAGAATGCAgtggtggctgggtgcggtggctcatgcctataatcctcgcgttttgggagctgaggcgggtggatcacttgaggtcaggagtccaagaccaggctggccaacatggtgaaaccctcatctctactgaaaacacaaaaattagccgggcatggtggtgcgcacctggaattctagctacttaggaggctgaggcatgataattacttgaacccaggaggtggaggttgcggtgagatcttgccactgcactccagcctgggtgacagagtgagactctgtctcagaacaataacaacaacaacaacaacaaactaaaaaaagaatGCACGTGTGACCTGTCATCTACATCAGagcttttctgtgtgtgtttctgagcTTCTCTGATTTGCCATCCCCAAGCCTACCCAGGGTGGCCTACCTGGGGGTCTCCTCACATCTTGCCTTTTTGTCTTCCTATCTgcctccactcccctcccttcCAGGTGGTTGGTTTTGGACACAGAAACCAGAGAGATCGTGTCTGATGTCATTGATGGCAATGAGCAGCTCTCAGTGGTCCGGTACAGCCCAGGTGGGAGCCACCCCAACCCTGGACTCACATGTGTCCCTGGCCCTTCCCTCTCTGAGTGACTGTATTTGCAGATGGGTTGTACCTGGCCATTGGTTCCCATGACAACGTGATCTACATCTATAGTGTTTCCAGTGATGGTGCCAAATCCAGCCGCTTTGGCCGCTGTATGGTGAGGAAGTTGGGGCGTGTGGTGGGGCATGATAACAGCTGGGAAACTCAGGGGTCTGATGCATCAAGGGGGCTCTGGGGATGGGAAATGGATGGGATACTTTAAAACTCTTGACCTTTGCTCCCAGGGTCACTCCAGCTTCATCACTCATCTTGACTGGTCCAAGGATGGGAATTTCATCATGTCCAATTCTGGGGACTATGAGATTCTTTACTGTGAGTGGCAGTGGAGCAGGACATGGGGAGAGGGTAATTGGAGTGGGTTTTATGTAGGGGGGTCTTAGAGGTGTTGTCAGATAAGGGAGTGGAGATAGGGTTAAAGTGGAGTTGGAATTATACATAGAAATTTTGTGATTTGGAAACAACGAGTTTCACACCATGTCTTGTTGACTTGAGGGAGCTGAAAAAtgctctaagaagtttctcagggcAAGCGTGAAGGACTTGACTTATCTAGGGAGGAGGAACTCATGGAAGCTGTTAGAACTTCAGCCAGTGCTCAGGACAGGACGCACGCAGGGTGGGTTTCACAGGGGGAGGAGGTCACTACTACAGTGACCAGATCACATGCCATCGCTGGGTTTCATGCCAGTCTTTCCAATCTGGCTTTTCCTGGCATCTTCCCTACTGAGGGCAGCGTGAGAGCTGAGCTGGGCGGGCTCCCTCTCCCCAGGGGACGTGGCTGGAGGCTGCAAGCAGCTGAAGAATCGCTATGAGAGCCGAGACCGGGAATGGGCTACCTACACCTGTGTGCTGGGTTTCCACGTCTACGGTGAGCAGGGGCGTGGAACCCTGCTggaggggtgggggacaaggTGGAGCCCAGTTTGGGCTCGGAACGCTGGGCGTGTGTCATTGGGTGAGAGTCCAGAAACCTGAAGATCCAGCCCAGGAGGCCCCTCCGGCCCTCGGGACCGGGAAGGCTTTCCTGGAACGCGACAGTGGGTGGCTGCGGCTGCCGGAGCGCCTGAAACGGTGTAGCTCTGGGCCGTGGGTGGCGGTGGGTAGGAGGTCGGGCTGAGGCCGGCCACTGTGCTAGGCGTGTGGCCGGACGGCTCCGATGGGACCGACATCAACTCCCTGTGCCGCTCCCACAACGAGCGCGTGGTGGCGGTGGCCGACGACTTCTGCAAAGTGCATCTATTCCAGTACCCGTGCGCTCGTGCCAAGGTGAGGCCGCGGGGGCCGCCGGGGTGGGACGGGTGGGCCCGAGGGCTCCGCCGCCACTGCAAGTCTTCCCTCCCGCCCAGGCGCCGAGCCGCATGTACGGGGGCCACGGCAGCCACGTGACCAGCGTCCGGTTCACGCACGACGACTCGCACCTTGTCTCGCTGGGCGGCAAGGACGCCAGCATCTTCCAGTGGCGAGTGCTGGGCGCTGGGGGCGCGGGGCCGGCGCCTGCCACGCCCTCTCGAACCCCCTCCCTGTCCCCCGCCTCCTCCCTCGACGTTTGATCGCTGCCGGCGGGACCTACTGGCCTGGCGGCGTGGCCCCGCCCCGCTCTGCCCCGCCCTAATCCCCCACGACCAGGGGCCGACTCTTTCCTCGACTGACTTCGAAACATTCCCGACGGTGCATTTCCCTGGAGGGCGCGAGCGGCGCCCCTGCACACACTGTTTAGACCCGCTGGTTGAGCCGGGCAGCCCCAACCTAGGCCTTGACTCCCGCTGCCTGCTGAGGGGCAATAAACCAGAACCAAAGTCGCCTCCCGGTGCTTTTGTGGGGCGCTGCTGGGTGCCTCCGGGGCCCTGTGGGGTGGGGACGAAGGAAAAGAGGCGTGCGGAAAGGGCAAGGGAGCGTAGACCATTTATGCAAATAACAGGCAAAGCCGCTTGCAAATAACCTGGCGAAGCGCTAAGGCGCGCGAGTCTTCGGGGCGGGAGGAGGAGTTGCAGGGCTCCAGCTAGGACAGAGTTAAGCCCCACTCCTCTCCCGCCCTCGGAAAAAGGGGTGGGGGGGGTGCCGAGCTGCAACGGAAATAGCCGAGCGATTGGCCGACAGGAGCCGAACTTCTTCCGGAAGTAGCCGATCTGCGGGGTCTCGCTCTCCGACCTGAGCCGAGCAGTGGGCCTTGTTCTCCGGATCGGCCGAAGGTGTTACGGAAGGAGGCGAACCCTGAGGCGGGCCGGGCAAGCCTTCCCTGCGGCCGGCAGAGCTCAACGACTAGTGGGACTcggcgggggtgggggcagctGCAGCCTGGCAGGAGCCGAGCTCGTTCCGGAAGAAGCCGAGCGGACCGGGGCCAGCCTCAGCGTCCCGGGAGTGAGGCGATAGCTGCGGCGGCGACAGCGCGGGCCGGGATGAACCGCGACGGCTGAGGCAGCGGAGGTGACGGCTGCGCGGGCCCCAGTGAGACTCCCTCGAAGCGCCAGCCCACCGTTCAGGGCTTTGCCTCTAGCCGAGCCCTGCCCCCGCGAGCCTCCCGGACCCCTTTGTGCGGCCGGAGGCGGCGGCGGGAACGGCCATGGCGGCCAACATGTACCGGGTGGGAGGTGAGTACCGGGCGCAGGGGTACAGGGTCCGGGGCGGGAGAGGTTGTGGTCGGGACCGGAGGGGCTCGGCACCGGGTGGCGCGAGGCGCAGCGTATGGGGCGGCATGGACCGGAGCGCGGACCGGAACCGGAACCGGGAGACGAGGAGCTAGGGTGCGGGAAACCGCGACGCGGCAGGGCGCCGAGACTCCTGGAGAGAAGCTGCGGGCAGCCCCGACGGCACTTTCAGGGCTGCGTCGGGGGCTCCTCGGGGCACGGAGTGGGCTTCGGAAACCGGTTCCGAAGGAGCTGACAGGGTGGGGAGGGAACGCGAGGGGCTGGGGCGACGGCTTTGCCACCGCGGAGGAGCCGCCCGGAGGTTTCCTCTTCCCAGGCGTTATTGTGCGCCTCAGTTCGAAAAGGTGGGGGCCCTGCGCTAGAGCGAACAATTACTTCGCCGCGACTGAGGTGCAACTCGTTGCTGAGTTGTGGGGACTGCAGGGGAATCCCTGCTTCTTGCCTGTTCCTTAAGGCTCACTTTTGAGTAATGGATCTGATTTTAGAACTAGgtgcggtgggggtgggggacatcCTTATTTTCTCTTAGTCTTTACACTTTCACATCTCAGCGCGCTCTCTGCCTGAATCCTTATCTTCTTTTGATCCACTCAGGCCAACTTTCTCTCCTACTCTGGTGCTCTGCGTCTCTCCCATCTCCTCTGATCTTCGTGGttctcccccctcccttcccttacAGATTACGTCTATTTTGAGAACTCCTCCAGCAATCCTTACCTGGTTAGACGGATTGAGGAACTCAACAAGGTGAGTGGAGCAgaatctctctccctccctcccccagtggTCTCTTCTGAGGTTTCTAACTTCGGGTGGAAGAGAGGACCCTATACTAAGTACCcattcatattcattcattcattcattggatGTATTCAGGAAAGGCTATTGAGAGCTTAGCAGGAACTTTACTATTCTGTCTCTTGGGGGCAAAGGAAAGGGATTTGGAAGTCTGTCCTTGAATGTAAGTGTTTACTCATATTTTCTTGGGCTTTTTAATTTAGGTCCCTCTGAAACTTACTGTTATTTgtctctttgtgtatttctgttcCCAGATGATCAATTTTCACTGCTAcgttgttttgtttctgtttttgtttttttcctccccttAGACTGCAAATGGAAATGTGGAGGCAAAGGTCGTCTGTCTTTTCCGGCGCAGGGACATTTCTAGTAGCCTCAACAGCTTGGCTGATAGTAATGCCAGTGAGTATCTTCATCCCTTTcttttccccctccccatgatctGAGGCCTGCGCATGTCCCTGCAGGTATTTCCCCTGGTAGCATGCCCAAGGCAGAGGTGTGAGTTTGAGGGTGGGAAATGCCTGGCCTGAGGAGGGAGACCTGTTTTTACACGTTGGGGTTGGAAGCAGGGTGGAGAGATTGTGATATGGTTTGTGTATGAGAGTAGGAGAGAGACGATAAGGTTGATTTAGGGGATGAAGACGGGGTTTAGAGAAACAGAATGCTTTTCTAAAGGGGGGCAGTTTGGGGTACACTGGGACAGTAGGTGGTGACTGAAGGTCAAGGTGAAGAGGAAGAGATTGTACTGAGAAGCCCGCATAACAGAAGCAGCCTTATTTTGTAATCACAAGGTGGTGAGAATACCTGGAAGTTAGAAGATGGCTGGAAGTTTTCTTGCACTTTTTAATTTCTCACCTTGCCCATTTCCCCACCTGCCACCCCCCATTTTACatctttcccttttcattttgCTCTATTTTCATCCTCTTTAaggtctcattttctttttttaaaaaaaaatattttccttagctgctttttcctttcctgctttggttttctttttccttccttttgttccaCCTTTctaaatcattttcctttttcagactGCTCTGGGTGAGAAGGGGTTAAAGAGGAGCCTGGCTAACCAAGTTCCCTGGCCCTTTAGGGTTTCCAGCCCCATCTGGCAGGGGCTGACCTTGGCCTTGTCCAATCAGAAGGGGTGTTGGGGGTGTGGTCCCCCTTGCCTTAGCACAGGGTTTCCGGAGCACACAAGCGAGGGGTGGAGCCTACTGAACAACCCCCCCTTCTCCCTGAGGTTGGGAACAATGCACCAATGAGCCTGGGCCTGAGGCTTTTCTGCCCCCTCCCACTTTGGTTGGCGCCTAGCCAGATTAACCCCTTCCACTAGGTTTCAGGGCAAGCTGCAGCTCTTTCAGGAGGAAGATGTTGGCACTAGCTTGAGAGGTGTTGTCCTTGAAAACCCTAGGAACTATTATTAGCCAAGTAGAGAATGAGGGATAGTTAGGGCTGCATGTGATGTTTTAGTGCAAAGAGTCTCCTGAAATTGAAAAGAACTGGTAAACACAGtcttgtgtgattttttttttcatcttactGGGTTGCTGGACCTCAGGCTGGTTTAGCAAGAGACAAATGTAATGTTCTTGCTGGCCTGTTGTGGACTTTGGTGTCTGAGCATTGGCAGCTGGGTAGCGATGTATGTCTACAGCATTCTTCGTACTCTCAGCAGTTCTTCCCTAAGAGCATTACTGATAGAGTTGGGAGCATCCATGATGGGGTATACAGCTAAGAAGGAAAGCTGGTAGGATAAAGGCATAGAAGGCAGACACCTGGGAAATGTGACAAAAAAACAGCcaagatagcaaatattttccctGAGTTAGAGTTTCCAGGGTGGTGTCTTGCTGGATCCATTTCTGACTTGGTTTCTTCCTCCTTAATCTCCCAGGGGAGTTTGAAGAGGAATCAAAGCAGCCAGGGGTGTCTGAGCAGCAGCGCCATCAACTGAAGCACCGGGAACTTTTTCTTTCTCGGCAATTTGAATCATTACCAGCCACCCACATAAGGTACAGGACAACTGGGGCCAGAATAGCCTGCATGCACTTACGTAGAAGATGGAGAGAAGGAGGTGGTCTTCAGAGAtgctgtggggagggagagtggggCTCACCGGGGTTTTCCGATCTGTCTTCTATAGGGGGAAATGCAGTGTGACCCTCTTGAATGAGACAGATATCTTGAGCCAGTACCTGGAAAAGGAGGTGAGAAAGAGATGttgagagaagagggaggggaaTGGGTATTGCTCACaaaagggagggggaaaggaggaCAATGAAAAGGTACCGGGTTGCCAGACTGCCGGTCATGGAAACTCAGATACACCTCCCTCCCTGCCGCCTATGTGGATTGCTGCCCTGCTTACCTTGTCTCTCCCCAACTCCAGGACTGCTTTTTTTACTCACTGGTGTTTGACCCTGTGCAGAAGACACTTCTAGCTGATCAGGGCGAGATTAGAGTTGGTTGCAAATATCAAGCTGAGATCCCAGATCGCTTGGCAGAGGGTAAGCAACAGGACAAGACTGTATGGCTACCAAGTTATCTAATTCTAAGGggcactttaattttttttatttttttttgagatggggtcttgctctgctgcccaggttggagggtaatggtgtgatctcagctcactgcaagctccgcctcacgggttcatgccattcttctgtctcagcctcccgagtagctgggactataggctcccgccacaacgcctggctaattttttggtatttttagtagagacggggtttcactgtgttagctagggtggtcttgatctcctgacctcatgatccgcctgccttggcctcccaaagtgctgggattacaggcgtgagccaccgcgcctggccccaaggGGCACTTTAGTATTATAGTCTCTGTGAATGGTGTCACCTGGGGTTGTGTAGTACACAGTCTGCAGGGCTCTCTGCCATGACCCTGACAGAATGGGACCGTAggaacctgaaaagggcaaatgGGAACAGTTGGGATGAGAAGTCAGAGAGTTGACAGAATCCAagcagaagaagaggaaggaggaagtgcTATTGTGAATGAAAAGACACCAACTATTTCCTCCTGCCCTCTCCCTGTGGTTGCCATTGTTCTGTTCCCCAGGAGAATCTGATAATCGGAACCAACAGAAGATGGAGATGAAGGTCTGGGACCCAGACAACCCTCTCACAGACCGGCAGATCGACCAGTTTCTCGTGGTGGCCCGGTGAGGGGTGGGTGGATAGGGAAGATGGGCTGGGGGAGGTGTGGACATTGTTCTGAGTTCCATGGTTCTTAGAGGTggactttatttctttcattggcatagatgttttccttctttctcttctggctTAGTTTCCCAGCCCACTTGGGCTTTCTTCTTTGGCTTTTGACTTCTCAATTTCTCCCTTAGAGCTGTGGGAACCTTTGCAAGAGCTCTAGATTGCAGTAGCTCCATTCGGCAACCAAGCTTGCACATGAGTGCAGCTGCTGCCTCCCGAGATATCACCCTGGTGAGCAGAAGTTGGTGGGTAGTTGGGCAGGCTGGGCTTTCTGGGGACTTGCAGAGCCTAGGGACAGGAGAGGAGGGTATCTCTGAGGGAATGGGAgtgttttttgtgttgtttttttttttttttgagatggagtctcgctctgtcgcccaaggtggagtgcagtggcgcgatctcagctctctgcaagctccgcctgctgggttcacaccattctcctgcctcagcctcccgagtagctgggactacaggcacccgccaccacgcctggctaattttttgtatttttagtagagacagggtttcaccgttttagccaggatgatctcgatctcctgacctcgtgatctgcccgcctcagcctcccaaattgctggttttatgggcgtgagccaccgtgcctggccgggaGTGGGAGTGTTTTAAGGAGCAGGAAGGGAGTGGTGCCAAAAGTTTCAGATCCTCAGTTGCTCTCCGTCTTCCCCATAGTTTCACGCCATGGATACCTTGCAAAGGAACGGCTATGACCTGGCTAAGGCCATGTCGACCCTGGTACCCCAGGGCGGCCCGGTGCTGTGTCGGGATGAGATGGAGGAATGGTCAGCCTCAGAGGCCATGCTATTTGAGGAGGCCCTAGAGAAGTATGGGAAGGACTTCAACGATATTCGCCAGGATTTTGTAAGTGGATGACGCTAGGAGGAGAGGTGACAGGTGAGGGAACCAGGACCTGGGGCCAGATGCCTGCTCATTCTTCTCCCTCTGCCCCTTAGCTACCCTGGAAGTCACTCGCCAGCATAGTCCAGTTTTATTACATGTGGAAAACCACAGACCGGTATATTCAGCAGGTATCATCTGGGCTGGGGAGGGTGGACCATAGGCTACCTGCTGACCTCTGCCTTTGAAGTTGATGATATTCTCCCTGCTCtgatccttctctttcttttttccttcttacaGAAAAGATTGAAAGCTGCTGAAGCAGACAGCAAACTGAAACAGGTCTACATCCCCACCTAGTAAGTGTAGTGGTTAGGGGAGACCAGAgtgttttccttcccttcccctaaCTTGTGCCTTCCTCAGTGATTGGGGGTGGGCAGGAGGTAGGGTCACATTGAGAGTGGAAATTGATTCTTTTCCTTGACCAGTTTCTTGGTTTTTTCCCTTCTCCTCGCCTTCCCCATTAGCACTAAGCCAAACCCTAACCAGATCATTTCTGTGGGTTCAAAACCTGGCATGAATGGGGCTGGATTTCAGAAGGGCCTGACTTGTGAGAGTTGCCACAGTGAGTTATGGGGGCACTGGGATGGTGGGGATGGGTGGAAGGCCTGCTGTGGCTCAAGAATCTGTGGGGCTCAGGTAGCATGCTTCTTCCCTGTCCCCCTCCTCTCCATGCTCTGCAGCCACACAGTCTGCTCAGTGGTATGCCTGGGGCCCACCTAACATGCAGTGCCGCCTCTGTGCTTCCTGTTGGATCTACTGGAAGAAATATGGGGG
This portion of the Macaca mulatta isolate MMU2019108-1 chromosome 14, T2T-MMU8v2.0, whole genome shotgun sequence genome encodes:
- the EML3 gene encoding echinoderm microtubule-associated protein-like 3 isoform X3, yielding MDGAAGPGEGPAREALQSLSQRLRVQEQEMELVKAALAEALRLLRLQVPPSSLQVSGTPAPPGDSSFAAPPGLPPTCTPSLVSRGTQTETEVEFKTSPGPPGLSNGPPAPQGASEEPSGTQSEGGGSSSSGAGSPGPPGILRPLQPPQRADTPRRNSSSSSSPSERPRQKLSRKAISSANLLVRSGSTESRGGKDPLSSPGGPGSRRSNYNLEGISVKMFLRGRPITMYIPSGIRSLEELPSGPPPETLCLDWVYGYRGRDSRSNLFVLRSGEVVYFIACVVVLYRPGGGPGGPGGGGQRHYRGHTDCVRCLAVHPDGVRVASGQTAGVDKDGKPLQPVVHIWDSETLLKLQEIGLGAFERGVGALAFSAADQGAFLCVVDDSNEHMLSVWDCSRGVKLAEIKKYKKPKFIPCFVFLPDGDILTGDSEGNILTWGRSASDSKTPGRGGAKETYGIVAQAHAHEGSIFALCLQRDGTVLSGGGRDRRLVQWGPGLVALQEAEIPEHFGAVRAIAEGLGSELLVGTTKNALLRGDLAQGFSPVIQGHTDELWGLCTHPSQNRFLTCGHDRQLCLWDGESHALAWSIDLKETGLCADFHPSGAVVAVGLNTGRWLVLDTETREIVSDVIDGNEQLSVVRYSPDGLYLAIGSHDNVIYIYSVSSDGAKSSRFGRCMGHSSFITHLDWSKDGNFIMSNSGDYEILYWDVAGGCKQLKNRYESRDREWATYTCVLGFHVYGVWPDGSDGTDINSLCRSHNERVVAVADDFCKVHLFQYPCARAKAPSRMYGGHGSHVTSVRFTHDDSHLVSLGGKDASIFQWRVLGAGGAGPAPATPSRTPSLSPASSLDV
- the EML3 gene encoding echinoderm microtubule-associated protein-like 3 isoform X4 codes for the protein MDGAAGPGEGPAREALQSLSQRLRVQEQEMELVKAALAEALRLLRLQVPPSSLQVSGTPAPPGDSFAAPPGLPPTCTPSLVSRGTQTETEVEFKTSPGPPGLSNGPPAPQGASEEPSGTQSEGGGSSSSGAGSPGPPGILRPLQPPQRADTPRRNSSSSSSPSERPRQKLSRKAISSANLLVRSGSTESRGGKDPLSSPGGPGSRRSNYNLEGISVKMFLRGRPITMYIPSGIRSLEELPSGPPPETLCLDWVYGYRGRDSRSNLFVLRSGEVVYFIACVVVLYRPGGGPGGPGGGGQRHYRGHTDCVRCLAVHPDGVRVASGQTAGVDKDGKPLQPVVHIWDSETLLKLQEIGLGAFERGVGALAFSAADQGAFLCVVDDSNEHMLSVWDCSRGVKLAEIKKYKKPKFIPCFVFLPDGDILTGDSEGNILTWGRSASDSKTPGRGGAKETYGIVAQAHAHEGSIFALCLQRDGTVLSGGGRDRRLVQWGPGLVALQEAEIPEHFGAVRAIAEGLGSELLVGTTKNALLRGDLAQGFSPVIQGHTDELWGLCTHPSQNRFLTCGHDRQLCLWDGESHALAWSIDLKETGLCADFHPSGAVVAVGLNTGRWLVLDTETREIVSDVIDGNEQLSVVRYSPDGLYLAIGSHDNVIYIYSVSSDGAKSSRFGRCMGHSSFITHLDWSKDGNFIMSNSGDYEILYWDVAGGCKQLKNRYESRDREWATYTCVLGFHVYGVWPDGSDGTDINSLCRSHNERVVAVADDFCKVHLFQYPCARAKAPSRMYGGHGSHVTSVRFTHDDSHLVSLGGKDASIFQWRVLGAGGAGPAPATPSRTPSLSPASSLDV